A single region of the Anaerolineales bacterium genome encodes:
- the gcvT gene encoding glycine cleavage system aminomethyltransferase GcvT, protein MTLDDFLFRGSLSDLDPDVADLINLEAERQARRLIMIPSESSVPLVVRDALTSAFHNLYAEGYPAEETRKMNESAIMDVDQRLAEFRRYSDPRYYKGTEYANLIEALARRRCAELFSTEKYNADSLFVNVQPLSGAPANSAVYTALIQPGDTIMGMNLLHGGHLTHGSPAARSGKQYKAVFYGVHPETERLDYEAMMAIALEHKPKILIGGYSSYPWTPDWVKYREIADAVGAILLADIAHVAGLVIAGVYPSPVGIADIVTFTTHKTLGGPRGAVIITHRADLARKVDRGVFPGEQGGPHMNTVAALAVALKLATRPQFRLLQEQTVRNAMHLAVRLSKIGLRVVHGGTNTHMLTIDLKPLTGVGGISLSGDIAARLLDLVGITCNRNTIPGDTSALHPSGIRLGTPWITQRGFKEPEIDRLATVIYNVLTGAKPFGYLGADGKVDARAKISFETLMTARREVAALCDEAGLDYHLPAVGLRMPDKGQSHNFLGTQHATVAAVDIHGEEAGHFLNTATTGDIPALAARQVESARILNPDGSTLADCMIERLEADHYRVYFMDTAQGAAAAVWLEALSDGFVIHDNNDIYGKIPGPVVVHALPEAELGTMTMKMPTAVVKPYFVGARGAHYDAPQGAALPTFTWKEPEGALKRTPLFDIHKDLGAKIVPFAGYEMPVWYTGVSQEHAAVRTAAGLFDVTHMGVWEVSGKGAEEFLNTVTTNDVTALTPGAAHYSYFLGVNGVPLDDLYIYMLDVDRYMLVVNASNNDQDWAWVNALREGTVMIDPARPDARILRDPKTVTLRDLRDPASGADRRVDIALQGPKAQEILLSLEGSEADKKKIKALGWSTVTRAALGGMDMIVSRTGYTGERTAYELFPHPDQAAKLFMALVMAGATPCGLASRDSTRIEAGLPLYGHELGTEREFTPGDAGFGGYVKLWKPFFVGKAAYIAREAERSAVVTRFRMDNKGVRTPQPGTALLDKRGRVVGIVTSCSIDTEGYQCGQAYLKKDAAVEGTALLVLTGGGKASGDGLKIGDKVAIPDAATVLSHFPAKKK, encoded by the coding sequence ATGACCCTTGATGATTTTCTCTTTCGCGGCTCGCTTAGCGACCTTGACCCTGATGTGGCTGATCTGATCAACCTTGAAGCAGAGCGTCAGGCACGCCGCCTCATTATGATTCCCTCGGAATCGTCCGTCCCCCTTGTGGTGCGCGATGCCCTCACCTCCGCCTTTCATAACCTCTACGCCGAAGGCTATCCCGCTGAAGAAACGCGCAAGATGAACGAGAGCGCGATCATGGATGTCGATCAGCGGCTTGCCGAGTTTCGCCGCTACAGCGACCCCCGCTATTACAAAGGGACGGAATATGCCAACCTGATCGAAGCGTTGGCGCGGCGGCGCTGTGCCGAACTGTTCAGCACGGAAAAATACAACGCCGATTCGCTCTTTGTGAACGTTCAGCCCCTTTCGGGAGCGCCCGCCAACAGCGCCGTCTACACCGCGCTGATCCAACCGGGCGATACGATCATGGGGATGAACTTGCTGCACGGCGGGCATTTGACGCACGGCAGCCCCGCCGCCCGCAGCGGAAAGCAGTACAAAGCCGTCTTTTATGGCGTCCACCCCGAAACAGAACGCCTTGATTACGAGGCGATGATGGCAATTGCCCTTGAACACAAGCCGAAAATCCTGATCGGCGGTTATTCCAGTTACCCCTGGACGCCGGATTGGGTGAAGTACCGCGAGATTGCCGACGCGGTAGGGGCGATCCTCTTGGCAGATATTGCCCATGTTGCTGGCTTGGTTATTGCCGGCGTCTACCCCTCGCCTGTGGGGATTGCCGATATAGTCACCTTCACCACCCATAAAACCTTAGGGGGACCGCGTGGGGCAGTGATCATTACCCACCGCGCTGACCTCGCCCGCAAGGTGGATCGCGGCGTATTCCCGGGCGAACAGGGCGGTCCGCACATGAACACAGTGGCGGCGCTGGCGGTGGCGCTCAAGCTTGCCACACGCCCACAGTTTCGCCTTCTTCAGGAACAAACCGTCCGCAACGCGATGCACTTGGCGGTGAGGCTCTCCAAAATAGGCTTGCGCGTTGTTCATGGCGGGACGAACACCCACATGCTGACGATTGATCTGAAACCGCTCACGGGCGTTGGCGGCATCTCGCTCAGCGGCGATATAGCAGCGCGGCTGCTTGATCTGGTCGGTATCACCTGCAACCGCAATACCATTCCGGGCGATACGTCGGCGCTCCATCCAAGCGGTATTCGGCTTGGCACGCCTTGGATCACTCAACGGGGCTTCAAAGAGCCAGAGATTGACCGTCTTGCCACCGTCATTTACAACGTCTTGACCGGCGCCAAACCGTTTGGCTACCTCGGTGCGGATGGCAAGGTTGACGCCCGCGCCAAAATCAGTTTCGAGACGCTTATGACGGCGCGGCGCGAGGTTGCCGCGCTCTGTGACGAGGCGGGCTTGGATTACCACCTCCCCGCCGTTGGCTTGCGAATGCCCGATAAGGGGCAAAGCCATAACTTCCTCGGCACACAGCACGCGACGGTGGCGGCGGTGGATATTCACGGCGAGGAAGCCGGACATTTTCTGAATACGGCGACGACGGGTGATATTCCCGCGCTTGCGGCGCGGCAGGTGGAGTCGGCACGCATCCTAAACCCCGATGGCTCTACCCTTGCCGACTGCATGATCGAACGGCTTGAGGCAGACCATTACCGCGTTTACTTTATGGATACCGCGCAAGGCGCTGCCGCTGCGGTGTGGTTGGAGGCGCTCTCTGATGGCTTTGTGATCCACGACAACAACGATATTTACGGGAAGATTCCCGGTCCTGTTGTCGTCCACGCCCTGCCCGAAGCAGAGCTTGGCACAATGACGATGAAGATGCCAACGGCAGTGGTGAAACCCTATTTTGTTGGCGCACGGGGGGCGCACTACGACGCCCCACAGGGTGCGGCGCTGCCCACCTTCACATGGAAGGAGCCAGAAGGCGCGTTGAAGCGGACGCCGCTCTTTGACATCCACAAAGACCTCGGCGCCAAGATTGTCCCCTTTGCTGGCTACGAAATGCCCGTCTGGTATACGGGCGTTAGCCAAGAACACGCGGCGGTACGGACTGCTGCGGGCTTGTTCGATGTCACCCACATGGGCGTGTGGGAGGTCAGCGGAAAGGGTGCCGAAGAATTCCTGAACACGGTGACGACCAATGATGTCACGGCGCTGACGCCCGGCGCGGCGCATTACAGCTACTTCCTCGGCGTGAACGGCGTCCCCCTGGACGACCTCTACATTTACATGCTGGACGTGGATCGCTATATGCTCGTGGTCAACGCCAGCAACAACGATCAAGATTGGGCGTGGGTAAACGCCCTCCGCGAGGGGACGGTGATGATCGACCCCGCCCGCCCCGATGCTCGCATCCTGCGCGACCCGAAAACAGTCACCCTGCGCGACCTGCGCGATCCCGCCAGTGGTGCGGATCGGCGCGTCGATATTGCCCTGCAAGGACCGAAGGCACAGGAAATCCTGCTGAGCCTTGAAGGGTCAGAGGCGGATAAGAAAAAGATCAAAGCGCTAGGGTGGTCAACGGTGACACGGGCAGCGCTTGGCGGGATGGATATGATCGTCAGCCGGACAGGGTATACCGGTGAGCGCACCGCCTACGAACTCTTTCCCCATCCCGATCAGGCAGCGAAGTTGTTCATGGCATTGGTCATGGCGGGGGCAACCCCTTGCGGCTTAGCCTCCCGCGACAGCACGCGCATTGAGGCGGGGCTGCCGCTCTATGGGCATGAGCTTGGCACAGAGCGCGAATTCACCCCCGGCGACGCGGGCTTTGGCGGCTATGTGAAACTGTGGAAGCCCTTTTTTGTGGGAAAAGCGGCGTACATCGCACGGGAAGCTGAACGCAGCGCGGTAGTCACCCGTTTCCGCATGGATAACAAGGGAGTCCGCACCCCGCAGCCCGGAACGGCGCTGCTGGATAAGCGCGGGCGCGTAGTGGGCATTGTCACCTCATGCAGCATCGACACCGAGGGTTACCAGTGCGGTCAGGCATACCTTAAAAAGGATGCGGCGGTAGAGGGAACAGCCCTGCTTGTTCTTACCGGTGGGGGGAAGGCGAGCGGCGATGGCTTGAAGATTGGGGACAAAGTGGCAATTCCCGACGCAGCCACCGTCCTCAGCCACTTTCCGGCAAAGAAGAAATAG
- a CDS encoding DUF1501 domain-containing protein, translating to MIKAVVCLEVACLDYGGWDTHESQGGVEGWFAGNLRAFGQSLAAFYADLGDLMANVTVVTMSEFGRRVEENASRGTDHGHGGCMFLMGGGVNGGVHTDWKGLASDQLDEGDVQITTDYRDVLAEILTKRILNTAIDQIFPNYSPTLRGILKPR from the coding sequence TTGATCAAAGCGGTTGTATGCTTGGAAGTGGCGTGCCTTGATTATGGCGGGTGGGATACACACGAGAGTCAGGGCGGTGTGGAGGGCTGGTTTGCGGGCAATCTGCGTGCCTTTGGGCAGAGCCTCGCCGCTTTTTATGCCGATCTGGGTGACTTGATGGCGAACGTGACGGTAGTGACGATGAGCGAGTTTGGGCGGCGGGTGGAGGAAAACGCCAGCCGAGGGACGGATCACGGGCATGGCGGCTGCATGTTCCTCATGGGCGGCGGGGTAAACGGCGGCGTTCACACCGATTGGAAAGGCTTAGCGTCGGATCAGCTTGATGAGGGCGATGTGCAGATCACGACAGATTACCGTGATGTCCTTGCCGAAATCCTGACGAAGCGCATCTTGAACACCGCCATAGACCAGATTTTCCCAAACTATAGCCCCACACTGCGGGGGATTCTCAAACCGCGCTAG